The following are encoded together in the Nocardia sp. XZ_19_385 genome:
- a CDS encoding cytochrome P450 — translation MKPQYWFRWLTMQGMLRMAVRKQARGGDPLAQLLGGAGRPADSFALIDQLRSQGRVARVPVGKFTADHELTRIVLRDNHFGKVPVAGTGGKMAALTAVLARRIPLPANPVEAPSMLVIDPPEHSRMRRPVTSAFTPRATARLRERVEAVTTELLDAFPANGSADLVESFAAQVPSAIITDMLGFPQADRAMFLEWGDHIAPLLDIGLDWRSFRRAFAAQDRMDVYLDTHLQRLRREPGEDILSSLVTSGDLDDRELKATAGLLMAAGFETTVNLIGNCVVRLLENPDQLERLRAEPGLWPNAIEESLRLDAPVQTTARLVLEPFELGDVALREGSLVVVSLAGANRDPAVFEDPHRFDVARENAKDHLSFSSGIHVCLGASLARMEATHAVRALFERFPELRLEGEPKRRETYTLHGYERLPVRLGRAAETSVS, via the coding sequence ATGAAGCCACAGTACTGGTTTCGCTGGTTGACCATGCAGGGCATGCTGCGCATGGCGGTGCGTAAGCAAGCCCGTGGCGGCGACCCGCTCGCGCAGTTGCTCGGCGGCGCGGGCCGGCCCGCTGATTCCTTCGCCCTCATCGACCAGCTGCGCAGCCAGGGCAGAGTGGCGCGGGTTCCGGTGGGGAAGTTCACCGCCGACCACGAACTCACTCGAATCGTGCTGCGCGACAACCACTTCGGCAAAGTTCCGGTGGCCGGCACCGGCGGCAAGATGGCCGCGCTGACGGCCGTGCTGGCCCGGCGCATCCCGCTGCCCGCGAATCCGGTCGAGGCGCCATCCATGCTGGTGATCGACCCGCCCGAGCACAGCAGGATGCGTCGCCCGGTCACCTCCGCCTTCACCCCGCGGGCCACCGCCCGGCTGCGCGAGCGCGTCGAAGCCGTCACCACCGAACTGCTCGACGCGTTCCCCGCCAACGGCTCCGCCGACCTCGTCGAATCCTTTGCCGCGCAGGTCCCCAGCGCGATCATCACCGACATGCTCGGCTTCCCACAGGCCGACCGCGCCATGTTCCTGGAGTGGGGCGACCACATCGCGCCACTGCTCGATATCGGTCTGGACTGGCGCAGCTTCCGCCGCGCTTTCGCCGCGCAGGACCGGATGGACGTCTATCTCGACACGCACCTGCAACGCCTGCGCCGGGAGCCGGGTGAGGACATCCTCTCCAGCCTCGTCACCTCCGGTGATCTCGACGACCGCGAACTCAAGGCAACCGCCGGACTGCTGATGGCGGCGGGCTTCGAAACCACGGTCAACCTGATCGGCAATTGCGTCGTCCGGCTGCTGGAAAACCCGGACCAACTGGAGCGCCTGCGGGCCGAACCGGGCCTGTGGCCCAACGCGATCGAGGAATCCCTGCGGCTGGACGCGCCGGTACAGACCACCGCCCGGCTCGTCCTCGAACCGTTCGAACTCGGCGACGTGGCCCTCCGCGAAGGCAGCCTCGTGGTGGTGTCTCTGGCGGGCGCGAACCGCGACCCCGCCGTATTCGAAGATCCGCACCGCTTCGACGTCGCCCGCGAAAACGCCAAGGACCACCTGTCTTTCAGCAGCGGCATCCATGTCTGTCTCGGCGCCAGCCTGGCCCGGATGGAAGCCACCCACGCCGTCCGCGCGCTGTTCGAGCGCTTCCCCGAGCTGCGGCTCGAAGGAGAACCGAAGCGGCGCGAGACCTACACGCTGCACGGCTACGAACGCCTGCCGGTCCGGCTGGGCCGGGCGGCCGAAACCTCGGTCAGCTGA
- a CDS encoding cytochrome P450 — MKPQYWFRWFSVQGLPRLVLRTQARRGQPFAQLMGGPQGFTDPYPLIEQLRGQGRLVRTPIAWASADHELIRAILRDPRFGVRANQSFDLPAPLQRFVERYPLPPNPVEPPSMLVIDPPDHTKMRRPVAAAFTPRAIRRLRERVETVTEELLEELPSGGSADLIAAFAAQVPIAIISEMLGFPREDKGMFLAWGDAATPLLDIGISRKAHRTALDAMEVMNDYLDGHIERLRREPGEDILSSLVTAGELDTYGLKATASLLMGAGFETTVNLIGNGVVQLLSHPDQLARLRAEPELWPNAVEEVLRIDAPVQTTARSALEDVEIAGIRLRKGNTVVVSLAGANRDPGVFEDPTRFDVGRENAKDHLTFSSGVHVCLGASLARMEATYALRALFDRFPDLQLAGPPQRRKLFTLHGYEQLPVRLGTRAHTPATSAV, encoded by the coding sequence ATGAAACCCCAGTATTGGTTCCGGTGGTTTTCCGTCCAGGGTCTGCCCCGGCTGGTCCTGCGCACGCAAGCTCGGCGCGGCCAGCCTTTCGCCCAATTGATGGGCGGCCCACAGGGTTTCACCGATCCGTATCCGCTGATCGAGCAGTTGCGCGGGCAGGGGCGGCTGGTCCGGACGCCGATCGCCTGGGCCTCGGCCGATCACGAGCTGATCCGCGCGATCCTGCGCGACCCCCGGTTCGGGGTGCGCGCGAATCAGAGTTTCGATCTCCCGGCCCCGCTACAGCGGTTCGTCGAGCGATACCCGTTGCCGCCCAATCCCGTCGAGCCACCCTCGATGCTGGTGATCGATCCGCCCGACCACACGAAGATGCGCCGTCCGGTCGCGGCGGCGTTCACCCCGCGCGCGATCCGCAGGTTGCGCGAGCGCGTGGAAACGGTGACCGAGGAACTGCTCGAGGAGTTGCCTTCCGGCGGCTCCGCCGATCTCATCGCCGCCTTCGCCGCGCAGGTGCCGATCGCGATCATCTCCGAAATGCTCGGCTTCCCGCGCGAAGACAAAGGAATGTTCCTGGCCTGGGGCGATGCCGCGACCCCGCTGCTGGACATCGGCATCTCCCGCAAGGCGCACCGCACCGCGCTCGATGCCATGGAGGTGATGAACGACTACCTCGACGGGCACATCGAACGCCTGCGCCGCGAGCCGGGCGAGGACATTCTCTCCAGCCTGGTCACCGCCGGCGAACTCGACACCTACGGGCTCAAGGCCACCGCCAGCCTGCTCATGGGCGCCGGGTTCGAGACCACCGTCAATCTCATCGGAAACGGTGTCGTCCAACTGCTTTCGCATCCCGACCAGCTGGCCCGGCTGCGCGCCGAACCGGAACTGTGGCCCAATGCCGTGGAGGAGGTGCTGCGGATCGACGCTCCCGTGCAGACCACCGCCCGCTCGGCCCTCGAGGACGTCGAGATCGCGGGAATCCGCCTGCGCAAGGGCAATACCGTCGTGGTGTCGCTGGCCGGAGCGAACCGGGACCCCGGGGTCTTCGAGGACCCGACGCGATTCGACGTGGGCCGCGAAAATGCCAAGGACCACCTGACTTTCAGCAGCGGCGTGCACGTCTGCCTGGGCGCCAGCCTGGCGCGGATGGAGGCCACCTACGCACTGCGCGCGCTGTTCGACCGCTTCCCCGACCTGCAACTCGCGGGGCCGCCGCAGCGCCGCAAGCTGTTCACCCTGCACGGTTACGAACAGCTGCCGGTCCGGCTCGGCACCCGTGCCCACACCCCGGCCACCTCGGCGGTCTGA
- a CDS encoding carboxylesterase/lipase family protein — protein sequence MTTQFETEPDAELGDAGPVVPTTSGRVRGHWDGPVAVWRSIPYAAPVRGAKRFRPPVPPERWDGIRDCALFGEIAPQTMGNMVPVDSVLTMGEDCLWLNVWAPPNSVGAKASGEPRPVMVWVHGGAYCLGTAAQAIYDGRKLAETGDVVVVGVNYRIGALGFLDLSSLFHGFTPNLGLHDQIAALEWVRDNIAGFGGDPGNVTLFGESSGAGCVTALMTSPRTSGLFHKAIAQSPPATTVLSQERAAGIAQRFLELLELSPAQTMDLIDLPVDRLVQAAGVLMDEVPMKEPGRLAAAPVVDGGLLPEYPIHRFQLGRSHRMPLMIGTNKDEASLFRLFRSPIMPVTPDAVNLMLNDVAANHPDMSAERIAEITSAYPDLAKTRGALAMSTDAAFRMPAHWVADAHAHHSPTWTYRFDHATPMLRAARVGAGHATELPYVFGNFGTLNHDPTFWLGGRKVATEVSGRMMRRWLAFAAHGVPAALDGSKHWPPYQPATRTTLLIDAIDRVVDNPDRDLHAAWGDQAVGFS from the coding sequence ATGACGACGCAGTTCGAGACCGAACCCGACGCCGAACTAGGCGACGCCGGCCCTGTCGTACCGACCACCTCGGGCCGGGTCCGCGGCCACTGGGACGGCCCGGTCGCGGTGTGGCGCTCCATCCCCTACGCGGCCCCGGTGCGCGGCGCGAAACGTTTCCGGCCGCCGGTGCCGCCGGAGCGCTGGGACGGAATCCGCGACTGCGCGCTGTTCGGCGAGATCGCCCCGCAGACCATGGGCAACATGGTGCCGGTCGATTCGGTGCTGACGATGGGCGAGGACTGCCTGTGGCTGAACGTGTGGGCGCCGCCGAACAGCGTGGGCGCGAAGGCATCCGGCGAGCCGCGCCCGGTCATGGTGTGGGTGCACGGCGGCGCCTACTGTCTCGGCACCGCCGCCCAGGCCATCTACGACGGGCGCAAACTCGCCGAAACCGGTGACGTGGTGGTGGTCGGGGTCAACTACCGGATCGGCGCGCTCGGTTTCCTCGATCTGTCCTCGCTGTTCCACGGCTTCACCCCGAATCTGGGCCTGCACGATCAGATCGCGGCCCTGGAATGGGTGCGCGACAATATCGCCGGCTTCGGCGGGGACCCCGGCAATGTGACGCTGTTCGGTGAATCCTCGGGGGCGGGCTGTGTCACCGCGCTGATGACCTCGCCGCGCACCAGCGGCCTGTTCCACAAGGCGATCGCGCAGAGCCCGCCCGCGACGACGGTGCTGAGCCAGGAGCGCGCGGCGGGCATCGCCCAGCGCTTCCTGGAACTGCTGGAGCTCTCCCCGGCGCAGACCATGGATCTGATCGATCTGCCCGTCGACCGGCTCGTCCAGGCCGCGGGCGTGCTCATGGACGAGGTGCCGATGAAGGAGCCGGGCCGGTTGGCGGCGGCGCCGGTGGTCGACGGTGGACTGTTGCCGGAGTACCCGATTCACCGCTTCCAGCTCGGTCGCTCGCACCGGATGCCGCTGATGATCGGCACCAACAAGGACGAGGCCTCGCTGTTCCGCCTGTTCCGGTCCCCGATCATGCCGGTCACCCCGGACGCGGTGAACCTCATGCTCAACGATGTCGCCGCCAATCACCCGGACATGTCGGCCGAGCGCATCGCCGAGATCACCTCCGCATACCCGGATCTGGCGAAAACCCGTGGGGCCTTGGCGATGTCGACCGACGCCGCGTTCCGCATGCCCGCGCACTGGGTGGCCGACGCGCACGCCCACCATTCACCCACCTGGACCTACCGCTTCGACCACGCCACCCCGATGCTGCGCGCGGCCCGCGTCGGCGCCGGGCACGCCACCGAATTGCCCTATGTCTTCGGCAATTTCGGCACACTCAACCATGACCCGACGTTCTGGCTCGGTGGGCGCAAAGTGGCAACCGAGGTCTCGGGCCGGATGATGCGGCGCTGGCTGGCTTTCGCCGCACACGGTGTGCCCGCGGCGCTGGACGGTTCCAAGCACTGGCCGCCGTACCAGCCGGCCACCCGCACGACGCTGCTCATCGACGCCATCGATCGCGTGGTCGACAACCCCGATCGAGACCTGCACGCCGCCTGGGGTGATCAGGCCGTCGGCTTCAGCTGA
- a CDS encoding YchJ family protein: MAESQMCPCRRGEPFGECCGPVLAGARPAPTAEALMRSRYTAFAVGDTGYLKRSWHSGHRPAELDLDPEQRWLFLEIVRTDRGGPFDDTGLVEFIAHYRADGQRGQLHEVSRFVREDGAWVYLDGVIEP; this comes from the coding sequence ATGGCTGAGTCGCAGATGTGCCCGTGCCGGCGCGGGGAACCGTTCGGCGAATGCTGCGGACCCGTACTCGCCGGGGCCCGGCCCGCGCCCACGGCCGAAGCGCTGATGCGTTCGCGATACACCGCTTTCGCCGTCGGCGACACCGGCTATCTGAAGCGGTCCTGGCATTCCGGTCACCGGCCCGCGGAGCTCGACCTCGATCCGGAGCAGCGCTGGCTGTTCCTGGAGATCGTCCGCACCGACCGGGGCGGCCCTTTCGACGACACCGGCCTCGTCGAATTCATCGCCCACTACCGCGCCGATGGGCAGCGGGGGCAGCTGCACGAGGTCAGCCGGTTCGTCCGCGAGGACGGCGCGTGGGTCTATCTCGATGGCGTGATCGAACCCTGA
- a CDS encoding zinc ribbon domain-containing protein, with protein sequence MPSYNFRCRTCGDTFEVTRPMAESSNPADCPSGHGDTVKLLTTFGTVNRGGGSPAPAAASRPAGGGCCGGGCCG encoded by the coding sequence ATGCCGAGCTACAACTTCCGGTGCCGGACCTGCGGTGACACCTTCGAAGTCACCCGGCCGATGGCCGAATCCTCGAATCCCGCGGATTGCCCGAGCGGCCACGGCGACACCGTCAAGCTGCTGACCACGTTCGGGACGGTGAACCGCGGCGGCGGCAGCCCGGCCCCGGCCGCGGCGTCCCGTCCCGCCGGTGGTGGCTGCTGTGGCGGCGGCTGCTGCGGCTAG
- a CDS encoding ATP-binding protein → MADAATEAVPRLTEVVARRLADDPAVTPDVAQAVLRALGGAESTDRTIGFDDTGIFLKAIRVRGFRGIGQETTLELPPGPGLTLVVGRNGSGKSSFAEAAELALTGGNRRWDGRSAAWREGWRNLHTGDSTRIELELLTAGSDPEITIVKEWQPQAQLAEAHWTENRATQANSRFDPTRWAPVLELYRPFLSYSELGALVDGKPSDLFDALHQLLGLDELTVAQERIRSRRLSLERAARDSRVERVALVDALDALADDRATRMAKLLRPAQPDLTAVSRHMSGRADDASGPDGLRAIVRLALPTSEQVDEIADRLAACGAALERDATADAEADLRVLELLRRARVHADASGDCPCPVCGRGTLDTDWARAADAEIAQLSARVDALTTAKTRLREATRAARSLPDQVPPELDFDPRNPPTVDTTAVHRAWSDWSALASTDYTPDLPDRLRSAHSRLVDELALLQQGTRKELDRLDEVWAPLVPRIASWLDNARQVALRAGELRTAKRAEDWLKSATSGLRDERMSPLETTARWVWRTLRQQSNVELGGIRLQGNAGTARRVLLDVTVDEVESAALGVMSQGELHALGLSLFLPRATVEHSPFRFVMIDDPVQAMDPAKVDGLARVLAAVAATRQVIVFTHDERLAEAVRRMQLAARVLEVQRRERSVVEVRVSSDPVRRYLDDARSLVRTPQLPPAIADELVATCCRSAVEAASQARARRNLLVEGMHHREVERHLESAHTTRAMVALAVMGVTYNVDDLNAHLATEAKWLVPALRDVTAAAHVPIDRTMRELITSTERLIAWLTK, encoded by the coding sequence ATGGCCGATGCGGCCACCGAGGCAGTACCGCGCCTCACGGAGGTGGTGGCTCGCCGCCTTGCCGATGATCCCGCGGTCACCCCGGATGTCGCGCAGGCTGTGCTGCGCGCGCTGGGTGGCGCCGAATCCACGGACCGGACAATTGGTTTCGACGATACCGGGATTTTCCTGAAGGCGATCCGGGTGCGCGGCTTCCGCGGCATCGGCCAGGAGACGACCCTGGAGCTGCCGCCCGGCCCCGGCCTGACGCTGGTGGTGGGCCGCAACGGCAGCGGCAAGTCGAGTTTCGCCGAGGCCGCCGAGCTGGCGCTGACGGGTGGTAATCGCCGCTGGGACGGGCGATCGGCCGCTTGGCGCGAAGGCTGGCGCAACCTGCACACCGGCGATTCGACCCGCATCGAACTGGAATTGCTCACCGCCGGAAGCGATCCCGAGATCACCATCGTGAAGGAGTGGCAGCCGCAAGCGCAGCTGGCGGAGGCGCACTGGACCGAAAACCGGGCCACGCAGGCGAATTCACGCTTCGACCCCACCCGCTGGGCGCCGGTCCTCGAGCTCTACCGCCCGTTCCTGTCCTACAGCGAACTCGGCGCGCTGGTCGACGGCAAACCGAGCGACCTGTTCGACGCGCTGCACCAGCTGCTCGGCCTGGACGAACTGACGGTGGCGCAGGAGCGAATCCGGTCCCGCCGCTTGTCCTTGGAGCGCGCGGCCCGCGATTCCCGAGTGGAACGGGTGGCTCTGGTCGACGCGCTGGACGCGCTCGCCGACGACCGCGCCACCCGCATGGCCAAGTTGCTGCGCCCCGCCCAGCCCGATTTGACCGCGGTGAGCCGTCACATGTCCGGCCGCGCCGACGACGCGAGCGGCCCCGACGGCTTGCGCGCCATCGTCCGCCTCGCCCTGCCGACCAGCGAACAGGTGGACGAGATCGCCGACCGGCTGGCCGCCTGCGGCGCGGCCCTGGAACGCGACGCGACCGCCGACGCCGAAGCGGACCTGCGGGTCCTGGAGTTGTTGCGCCGCGCGCGCGTGCACGCCGACGCCAGTGGCGACTGCCCCTGCCCGGTGTGCGGCCGCGGCACCCTCGACACGGACTGGGCCCGTGCCGCCGACGCCGAGATCGCCCAGCTGTCAGCCCGGGTCGACGCGCTGACGACCGCCAAGACCCGCTTGCGGGAGGCCACTCGCGCCGCGCGTTCGCTGCCCGATCAGGTCCCGCCGGAGCTGGATTTCGATCCGCGCAACCCGCCGACCGTCGACACCACCGCGGTCCACCGCGCCTGGTCGGACTGGTCCGCCCTGGCTTCCACCGACTACACCCCGGATCTTCCGGATCGCTTGCGCAGTGCGCACTCCCGGCTCGTCGACGAACTCGCGCTGCTACAGCAGGGCACCCGCAAGGAGCTCGACCGGCTCGACGAGGTGTGGGCCCCGCTGGTCCCGCGTATCGCGAGCTGGCTGGACAACGCGCGCCAAGTCGCCTTGCGCGCCGGCGAACTGCGCACCGCCAAACGCGCCGAGGACTGGCTCAAGTCGGCCACCTCCGGTCTGCGCGACGAGCGCATGTCCCCGCTGGAGACCACCGCCCGCTGGGTGTGGCGCACCCTGCGCCAGCAGAGCAATGTCGAACTCGGCGGAATTCGCTTGCAGGGCAACGCCGGAACCGCCCGGCGTGTGCTGCTGGACGTCACCGTCGACGAGGTGGAGAGCGCCGCCCTGGGCGTGATGAGCCAGGGCGAACTGCACGCGCTGGGCCTGTCGTTGTTCCTGCCGCGGGCCACCGTCGAGCACAGTCCGTTCCGTTTCGTCATGATCGACGATCCGGTGCAGGCCATGGACCCGGCGAAGGTGGACGGCCTGGCCCGGGTGCTGGCCGCGGTCGCCGCCACCCGGCAGGTCATCGTGTTCACCCACGACGAGCGCCTGGCCGAGGCGGTCCGCCGAATGCAGTTGGCGGCAAGGGTTTTGGAAGTGCAGCGGCGGGAGCGTTCGGTGGTGGAGGTGCGGGTGTCCAGCGACCCGGTGCGCCGCTATCTCGACGACGCGCGCTCGCTGGTCCGCACCCCACAGCTCCCGCCCGCCATCGCCGACGAACTGGTCGCCACCTGCTGCCGGTCCGCGGTGGAGGCCGCCAGCCAGGCCCGAGCCCGGCGCAACCTGCTCGTCGAGGGCATGCATCACCGGGAGGTGGAACGCCATCTGGAATCGGCGCACACCACCCGGGCCATGGTGGCGCTGGCGGTGATGGGCGTGACCTACAACGTCGACGACCTGAACGCCCACCTCGCCACCGAGGCGAAATGGCTGGTCCCCGCGCTGCGGGACGTCACCGCCGCAGCGCACGTGCCGATCGATCGCACCATGCGCGAGTTGATCACGAGCACCGAACGGCTCATCGCGTGGCTGACCAAATGA
- a CDS encoding NAD(P)-dependent oxidoreductase, with product MTKQTDSSVTVVGLGLMGATLAGAFLKAGHPTTVWNRTAAKADELVGQGAVLAPTVADAVRASSLTIICLTDYQAVYELLDDADLTGTMLLNLTSGSSGQAREAARWAEQRGARYLDGAIMAVPPAIGTADAVILHSGPQADFEAFEPVLEALGTVSYLGADHGLASLYDVAGLTMMWSVLNAWLQGTAMLRTAGVDAATFAPFARTIAAGVADWLPGYAEQIDRGAYPAEVSTLETDVRAMAHMIEEAEALGVNAELPKLIKAMADRSVAAGHGAEQYPVLIEEFGKPR from the coding sequence ATGACCAAGCAAACAGACAGCTCAGTGACCGTCGTCGGACTCGGATTGATGGGCGCGACACTCGCCGGGGCGTTCCTGAAAGCCGGGCATCCGACCACCGTATGGAACCGCACGGCCGCCAAGGCCGACGAGCTGGTCGGCCAGGGTGCGGTGCTCGCGCCGACGGTCGCCGACGCGGTGCGCGCCAGTTCCCTGACGATCATCTGCCTGACCGACTACCAGGCCGTGTACGAGCTGCTCGACGACGCCGACCTGACCGGCACGATGCTGCTCAACCTGACCTCGGGCTCCTCCGGCCAGGCCCGGGAGGCCGCCCGGTGGGCCGAGCAGCGCGGCGCCCGCTACCTGGACGGCGCCATCATGGCCGTCCCGCCGGCCATCGGAACCGCCGATGCCGTGATCCTGCACAGTGGCCCGCAGGCGGACTTCGAAGCCTTCGAGCCGGTCCTCGAGGCGCTCGGCACAGTCAGCTATCTCGGTGCCGACCACGGGCTCGCGTCCCTGTACGACGTAGCGGGCCTGACCATGATGTGGAGTGTCCTCAACGCCTGGCTGCAAGGCACGGCCATGCTCCGCACCGCCGGTGTGGACGCCGCGACCTTCGCGCCGTTCGCGCGCACCATCGCGGCCGGTGTGGCCGACTGGCTACCCGGATACGCCGAGCAGATCGACCGCGGCGCCTACCCGGCGGAGGTGTCGACCCTGGAGACCGACGTGCGCGCGATGGCGCACATGATCGAGGAGGCCGAGGCGCTGGGCGTCAACGCCGAACTGCCGAAGCTGATCAAGGCGATGGCGGATCGCTCGGTCGCCGCCGGCCATGGCGCGGAGCAGTATCCGGTGCTGATCGAGGAATTCGGCAAACCCCGCTAG
- a CDS encoding MerR family transcriptional regulator, with protein MRIGELSRRTGVNAHQLRYYESQGLLEAERAGNGYREYDEDAVLRVQQIRHLLAAGLSSEDIAYLLPCAVGATPELVGCPELLTAMRSRLRRLEDQMDRLARSRAALNDYIAAAERTGAENYPPFDELAAVPA; from the coding sequence ATGCGTATCGGGGAACTGAGTCGCCGGACGGGCGTCAACGCACATCAGTTGCGCTACTACGAGTCCCAGGGCTTGCTCGAAGCGGAGCGTGCGGGCAACGGTTATCGCGAGTACGACGAGGACGCCGTGCTGCGGGTGCAGCAGATCCGGCACCTGCTCGCGGCCGGGCTGTCCTCCGAGGACATCGCGTACCTGCTGCCCTGTGCGGTCGGCGCGACCCCCGAGCTGGTCGGGTGTCCCGAGTTGCTGACCGCGATGCGGTCCCGGCTGCGGCGCCTGGAGGATCAGATGGACCGGCTCGCGCGATCCCGCGCCGCGCTCAACGACTACATCGCGGCGGCCGAGCGCACGGGCGCCGAGAACTACCCGCCCTTCGACGAACTGGCCGCGGTACCGGCCTAG
- a CDS encoding SelT/SelW/SelH family protein, which translates to MARVAIEYCTQCRWLLRASWMAQELLSTFGTELGEVALIPGEGGVFRITVDGEQVWERKADGGFPEIAVLKQRVRDRVAPERDLGHADHKA; encoded by the coding sequence ATGGCACGCGTCGCGATCGAGTACTGCACCCAATGCCGCTGGCTGTTGCGCGCGAGCTGGATGGCGCAGGAGCTGCTGAGCACCTTCGGCACCGAACTCGGTGAGGTCGCGCTGATCCCCGGCGAGGGCGGGGTCTTCCGCATCACCGTCGACGGCGAGCAGGTGTGGGAACGCAAGGCCGACGGCGGGTTTCCCGAGATCGCGGTGCTCAAGCAGCGGGTGCGGGACCGGGTCGCTCCGGAGCGCGACCTCGGCCACGCCGACCACAAGGCCTAG